One genomic window of Biomphalaria glabrata chromosome 9, xgBioGlab47.1, whole genome shotgun sequence includes the following:
- the LOC106071091 gene encoding glucose dehydrogenase [FAD, quinone]-like has protein sequence MWKAQLVVLVALAAVLIHYYLNKDQGKGNQFTQRPRDFYDYIIVGAGSAGAVLAHRLSEDADVTVLLDEAGGDDRGIAEISTPGLALSTQKKSDLVRTFATEPNTHKYKGLPNGQSIWPRGRVLGGSSSVNYMHYVRGSSHDFNQWANYSRDPNWGYDHVLSYFRKSQKVTDQSLSESTKYHSRSGVMGVSKVKATSLFSSKILKGFQEMGFPLNDDYNGKSMDGISTLQVTLENGIRSSTSKAFLHPILDRPNLDIMVNAFVHKVVIKDKHAEGVEVIFQNKKYVVKSNKEIILSAGAIQSPQILMLSGVGPKKHLEELGIPVVVDLPVGQNLQDHVFSHFQFSLKEPTSPWFSKLKSLFSSIEYLVFKTGQLSTFGVEVNLFTSISEQARAIDWPELHIIFLPMCFSAQLSSCWTCLPYATRPASRGYLKLRSTDPFDDPITLTSKLMPT, from the exons ATGTGGAAAGCACAGCTTGTTGTACTCGTTGCTTTAGCCGCTGTTTTAATCCATTACTATCTGAACAAAGACCAAGGCAAAGGAAATCAGTTCACCCAACGACCACGAGACTTCTATGATTATATTATAG TTGGTGCAGGCTCAGCTGGTGCAGTCCTTGCTCATCGACTTTCTGAAGATGCAGACGTCACGGTGTTACTTGATGAGGCAGGGGGAGACGACCGAGGTATCGCTGAAATTTCAACCCCAGGTCTAGCTCTGTCCACACAGAAAAAGTCGGACTTGGTCAGAACATTTGCTACTG agcCAAACACTCATAAGTACAAAGGTCTTCCTAATGGACAAAGCATCTGGCCACGTGGGCGTGTTCTCGGAGGTAGCAGCAGCGTCAACTACATGCACTACGTCAGAGGCTCCAGTCACGACTTTAACCAGTGGGCGAACTACTCAAGAGACCCTAACTGGGGCTACGACCATGTTTTGTCGTACTTTAGAAAGTCACAGAAGGTGACAGATCAGTCTCTGAGCGAGTCGACCAAATATCACAGTCGATCAGGAGTCATGGGGGTTAGCAAGGTGAAGGCCACGTCTTTATTTAGCAGTAAAATATTAAAAGGCTTTCAAGAGATGGGGTTCCCTCTCAACGATGACTACAATGGTAAGTCAATGGATGGCATTTCTACGCTACAGGTGACGCTGGAAAATGGAATCAGGTCGAGTACATCTAAAGCGTTTCTTCATCCCATCCTTGACCGCCCAAACCTAGACATCATGGTCAACGCCTTTGTTCATAAAGTTGTCATCAAAGACAAGCACGCCGAAGGTGTGGAGGTGATAttccaaaataaaaagtatgtcGTTAAAAGCAACAAAGAAATCATTCTATCAGCTGGAGCTATACAATCCCCTCAGATATTAATGTTATCTGGAGTAGGTCCGAAAAAGCATTTGGAAGAACTGGGAATACCCGTTGTTGTGGATCTTCCTGTTGGACAAAATCTTCAGGATCACGTGTTTTCACATTTCCAATTCAGTTTGAAGGAGCCTACCTCGCCTTGGTTTAGTAAGCTAAAGTCTCTATTTTCATCCATTGAATACTTGGTTTTCAAGACTGGACAGCTGTCAACGTTTGGGGTAGAAGTCAATCTCTTCACGTCAATCTCTGAGCAAGCAAGAGCTATTGACTGGCCAGAACTTCATATTATCTTTCTACCCATGTGCTTCTCTGCTCAACTGTCCAGCTGCTGGACATGTTTGCCTTATGCTACCAGGCCAGCAAGCAGGGGATACTTGAAGCTACGAAGTACTGACCCATTCGACGACCCAATTACTTTGACGAGCAAGCTGATGCCGACATAA
- the LOC106071088 gene encoding glucose dehydrogenase [FAD, quinone]-like, protein MFKLIVIVLICALLISRYLDYPASLNNGSQFVQRPKETYDYIIVGAGSAGSVLANRLSEDAHVTVLLVEAGGDDSGIPEISTPGLTLALDTIPDVARTFYTEPMKTKWPRGRALGGSSSINYMNYVRGSKHDFDRWANYTKDPSWDYAHALPYFKKSEKMTDPELKQSEFHGGDGQLGVTKMEARSSFSSSILAGFQDLGFIYNQDYNGRTMNGVGKAQTTIENGIRSSTARAFLHPILNRPNLDIMVNAFVQKVVIKDKHAEGVEVIFQNKKYVVKSNKEIILSAGAIQSPQILMLSGVGPKKHLEELGIPVVVDLPVGQNLQDQVYSALEFHIKDAAVPSFPSLRQWLSHLQYKFFHTGQLSSLGIDIMAFTSVSEEMKQMGWPEIHFIIVPICFTSMEVSNCWTCVPYSTRPASRGYIQLKSKDPFDDPVIVPNYFHQKVDAELNYEGLKICQKLSQTKSLKSLGTSSYHNVGDICKQYQFDSQEFWNCFIRSRPDTVFHPTGTCKMGFSGDPSAVLDSKLRVIGIKALRVADASVMPFLVSGNTNAATIMIAEQASDFIKNQS, encoded by the exons ATGTTTAAGTTGATTGTCATTGTTCTGATTTGTGCATTGCTAATCAGTCGGTATTTGGACTATCCAGCATCCCTCAACAATGGCAGTCAGTTCGTCCAAAGACCGAAAGAAACGTACGATTATATTATCG ttggaGCAGGGTCAGCTGGTTCTGTTCTAGCCAATCGTCTGTCAGAAGATGCTCACGTGACGGTGTTACTTGTTGAGGCAGGGGGAGATGATAGTGGTATCCCAGAGATATCAACGCCAGGACTCACCTTAGCTTTAGACACTATACCAGACGTGGCGAGAACGTTTTATACAG agccaatgaaaacaaaatggccCCGCGGGCGTGCCCTCGGTGGGAGTAGTAGCATTAATTATATGAACTATGTCCGAGGTTCCAAACACGACTTTGACCGATGGGCCAACTACACCAAAGATCCGTCCTGGGACTATGCCCATGCATTGCCTTACTTCAAGAAATCAGAAAAGATGACAGATCCAGAGCTTAAACAATCAGAGTTTCACGGAGGAGATGGTCAACTAGGAGTCACCAAGATGGAGGCGAGATCTTCCTTTAGTTCGTCCATCCTGGCAGGGTTTCAAGACTTAGGGTTCATCTACAACCAAGACTATAATGGAAGGACTATGAACGGGGTCGGGAAAGCTCAAACTACGATAGAAAATGGGATCAGGTCAAGTACCGCTAGAGCGTTTCTTCATCCCATCCTTAACCGCCCAAACCTGGACATCATGGTCAACGCCTTTGTTCAGAAAGTTGTCATCAAAGACAAACACGCTGAAGGTGTGGAGGTGATAttccaaaataaaaagtatgtcGTTAAAAGTAACAAAGAAATCATTCTATCAGCTGGAGCTATACAATCGCCTCAAATATTAATGTTGTCTGGAGTAGGTCCAAAAAAGCATTTGGAAGAACTGGGAATACCCGTTGTTGTGGATCTTCCCGTTGGACAAAATCTTCAGGATCAAGTGTACTCAGCGTTGGAATTTCACATTAAGGACGCAGCAGTTCCGTCTTTCCCTTCTTTGAGGCAATGGTTGTCACATTTACAATACAAGTTTTTCCACACTGGACAGTTGTCTTCCCTTGGTATAGATATAATGGCATTTACTTCGGTGTCGGAAGAAATGAAGCAAATGGGATGGCCTGAAATTCATTTCATCATTGTCCCTATCTGTTTTACCTCCATGGAAGTTTCTAACTGCTGGACCTGCGTGCCCTATTCAACTAGACCAGCAAGCAGGGGGTATATACAGTTGAAAAGCAAAGATCCTTTTGACGACCCTGTAATAGTTCCAAACTACTTCCACCAAAAGGTAGATGCAGAATTAAACTACGAAGGTTTAAAGATTTGTCAAAAGTTATCGCAGACTAAGTCTTTAAAGAGTTTGGGAACTTCTTCTTATCACAATGTTGGGGACATATGCAAGCAATATCAGTTTGATAGCCAAGAGTTTTGGAATTGTTTCATCAGGTCTAGGCCGGACACAGTTTTTCATCCAACCGGAACTTGCAAAATGGGATTTTCTGGAGATCCAAGCGCAGTTTTGGACTCAAAGCTTAGAGTTATTGGCATCAAGGCATTGCGAGTAGCTGATGCTTCAGTAATGCCATTTCTTGTTTCAGGCAATACAAACGCAGCGACAATCATGATTGCAGAGCAAGCATCTGACTTCATCAAAAATCAATCTTAG